A section of the Neorhodopirellula lusitana genome encodes:
- a CDS encoding sulfatase yields the protein MGLRLFQRHKRLFAAVLAVSVLVGGWGSVTTADEPVSSVTNGATREADPVANSGEDSAKRRPNVLFIAVDDLNDWVGCLGGNPDAKTPNFDEFARQSVLFRNAHCQVALCNASRVSVMTGMYASTTGIYANSLKHAGPVYRSAQQLPLWFGENGYRTMCMGKIYHNDHGKKAYWDEVGPKTLRWGPEPPNGRQFTERFGDRVQDSLAWAALDIEPGEMPDEQIATWAKQQLDKDHEQPFFLALGFYKPHTPMTAPKRYFDLFDRDKLTMPEVLEDDLDDVPEIGRRWVLDRSEIIADEAVDLYSPTYRRELVHAYHACVALTDDCVGQVLSHLKNSRHHDDTIVVLWSDHGWHLGEKGHWRKWMPWEESTRSFLAVRVPGLTADGSVCDRTVGLIDIFPTLAELCDLDAPEQLEGESFRHLLVDPQGEWNRPALTSTKAGNHTVRSDRWRYIRYRDGSEELYDHSKDPNEWTNLASHPELHEVKVQHAQWIDTLTAGEVIK from the coding sequence TTGGGTCTCAGACTTTTTCAGCGGCATAAGCGGCTCTTTGCTGCTGTTCTTGCGGTCAGTGTCTTGGTGGGTGGATGGGGCTCTGTCACAACCGCCGACGAGCCTGTTAGCAGTGTCACCAACGGGGCCACCCGCGAAGCTGATCCGGTTGCCAATTCAGGTGAAGACTCCGCTAAGCGGCGACCCAACGTGTTGTTCATCGCGGTCGATGATCTCAATGACTGGGTGGGATGCCTGGGCGGAAACCCGGACGCGAAGACTCCCAACTTTGATGAGTTTGCCAGGCAGAGCGTGCTGTTTCGCAACGCCCATTGCCAAGTCGCCTTGTGCAATGCGTCGCGAGTGTCGGTGATGACGGGGATGTACGCATCGACCACGGGCATCTACGCCAACAGTTTGAAGCATGCTGGGCCGGTTTATCGGTCGGCCCAGCAGTTGCCGCTTTGGTTCGGTGAAAACGGTTACCGGACCATGTGCATGGGCAAGATCTATCACAATGATCACGGCAAGAAGGCCTACTGGGATGAGGTCGGGCCGAAGACGCTTCGCTGGGGACCAGAGCCTCCTAACGGGCGGCAATTCACGGAACGATTTGGTGATCGTGTTCAAGATTCATTGGCTTGGGCGGCCTTGGATATCGAGCCGGGTGAGATGCCCGATGAGCAAATCGCGACCTGGGCAAAGCAACAGTTGGACAAAGATCACGAACAGCCCTTCTTCTTGGCCCTGGGCTTTTATAAGCCTCACACCCCGATGACGGCTCCCAAGCGGTACTTTGATCTGTTTGACCGTGACAAGTTGACGATGCCCGAAGTGCTTGAGGATGACTTAGACGATGTGCCGGAGATCGGACGCCGTTGGGTGCTCGATCGCAGCGAAATTATCGCTGACGAGGCAGTCGATTTGTACAGCCCTACCTATCGACGCGAGCTGGTGCACGCCTACCACGCCTGCGTTGCCTTGACGGACGACTGTGTTGGTCAGGTGCTTTCCCACTTGAAAAATAGTCGCCATCACGACGACACCATTGTTGTGTTGTGGTCCGACCATGGTTGGCATCTCGGTGAAAAGGGCCACTGGCGAAAGTGGATGCCGTGGGAAGAATCCACTCGTAGCTTCTTGGCCGTCCGCGTGCCCGGATTGACCGCCGACGGCAGCGTGTGCGATCGGACTGTTGGGTTGATCGATATCTTTCCAACGCTCGCCGAGCTGTGTGATTTGGATGCCCCTGAACAACTCGAAGGTGAAAGCTTTCGACACCTGTTGGTGGATCCCCAAGGGGAATGGAATCGACCTGCGTTGACATCAACGAAAGCCGGCAACCATACGGTTCGGTCGGACCGTTGGCGTTACATTCGGTATCGCGACGGTTCAGAAGAGCTCTACGACCACTCCAAGGATCCGAATGAATGGACCAACCTTGCCAGTCATCCCGAGCTACATGAAGTCAAAGTTCAGCACGCCCAATGGATCGACACCCTGACGGCAGGGGAAGTAATCAAATGA
- a CDS encoding sulfatase-like hydrolase/transferase yields the protein MMHLNTMKRIGLLVGLLIGLSSLLGGGESALNAAETPKAEESKAKKSQDSAPRPNVIMLMSDDQGWGDVGFNGNEDIHTPNMDAMAAGGMRLDRFYAAAPLCSPTRGSCLTGRYPFRFGILAAHTGGMRVGEKTIPELLKKRDYRTAFFGKWHIGWVKQEDAGSRGFFSPPSQHGFDQHFATTSAVPTWDPTITPENWDSWGNKPGEPWKGGFPYVENGVEATENLSGDDSRVIMDRVIPFIEENQDHPFLATVWFHAPHEPVVAGEEYKKRYSKFGQSRQNYYGCITAMDEQIGRLRAKLRELGLEKNTIVFFCSDNGPSDGLAKKGVASAGPFRGHKHTMYEGGVLVPACVEWPGVIPEGTSSKARCSTVDFLPTIADVCGVESEIKSTLPIDGVNLMSLLTGKADDLDRELFFGYRRLYQGTDGKAIISGNWKLLQEAKKSAKRYLFDLSSDPYEQNDLSHEFPERAAVLSQKLQEIEASCQRSRDGADYRY from the coding sequence ATGATGCATCTCAATACAATGAAACGAATCGGCTTGCTTGTTGGGCTGTTGATCGGCTTGTCTAGTTTACTGGGCGGTGGTGAGTCTGCCTTGAACGCAGCCGAAACGCCCAAGGCTGAGGAGAGCAAGGCCAAGAAGAGTCAAGACAGTGCACCGCGTCCCAACGTGATCATGCTGATGAGTGACGATCAGGGCTGGGGCGATGTCGGCTTCAACGGTAACGAGGACATTCACACACCCAACATGGATGCCATGGCGGCCGGTGGAATGCGTCTGGATCGCTTCTATGCCGCCGCGCCGCTTTGCTCGCCGACGCGTGGCAGTTGCCTGACGGGACGCTACCCTTTTCGTTTCGGGATTCTCGCTGCTCACACGGGTGGAATGCGGGTCGGTGAAAAAACGATCCCAGAACTGCTGAAGAAGCGTGACTACCGAACCGCCTTCTTTGGTAAATGGCACATCGGTTGGGTAAAGCAAGAAGACGCGGGGTCGCGAGGGTTCTTTTCACCACCGTCGCAACACGGTTTTGATCAGCACTTCGCCACCACCAGCGCGGTGCCGACTTGGGATCCCACTATCACGCCCGAAAATTGGGATAGCTGGGGCAACAAGCCCGGCGAGCCTTGGAAAGGTGGCTTCCCTTATGTTGAAAACGGCGTCGAGGCGACCGAGAATTTATCCGGCGACGATAGCCGGGTCATCATGGATCGCGTGATTCCGTTTATTGAAGAGAATCAAGACCATCCGTTTTTGGCGACGGTGTGGTTTCACGCTCCGCACGAGCCAGTCGTCGCGGGTGAGGAATACAAAAAGCGTTATTCGAAATTTGGTCAGTCTCGCCAGAACTACTATGGCTGCATCACGGCGATGGACGAACAAATTGGTCGTTTGCGGGCCAAGCTGCGTGAGCTGGGGCTCGAAAAGAACACGATCGTGTTCTTTTGCAGCGACAATGGACCCTCGGACGGCTTGGCAAAAAAGGGTGTCGCATCGGCGGGGCCGTTTCGTGGCCACAAGCACACCATGTATGAAGGCGGTGTCTTGGTGCCAGCGTGTGTGGAGTGGCCCGGTGTGATTCCTGAGGGAACTTCCAGCAAGGCTCGCTGCTCGACAGTCGATTTCTTGCCAACGATTGCAGACGTGTGCGGTGTTGAGTCCGAAATCAAAAGCACTTTGCCAATTGACGGTGTCAACCTGATGTCGCTGTTGACTGGAAAGGCAGACGATCTGGATCGCGAGCTGTTCTTTGGATACCGCCGGCTGTATCAGGGTACCGACGGAAAGGCGATCATTTCGGGGAACTGGAAGTTGCTTCAGGAAGCCAAAAAGAGTGCAAAGCGATATCTCTTTGATCTCAGTAGTGACCCGTATGAGCAAAACGATTTGTCGCACGAGTTTCCTGAACGCGCGGCCGTTTTGAGCCAGAAACTCCAGGAAATCGAAGCCAGTTGCCAACGCAGCCGAGACGGTGCCGACTATCGTTATTAA
- a CDS encoding L,D-transpeptidase family protein, producing MNRHRQGETAVQTLKTAAIVVLLMTVIYGAYVSMTTPPDPLPPSVQSMLVESGIDEFPDDFADFGIDSGVPEGLQGVGTDTLAQAETALVDPMAALENTGGVDFASVDQTFADVPANLGNALADDPANSFRMSDQDASRMAGQAARLPEVGMTSGTMITPDPNQNYQSTGSEFELPDPTTAALSSQGAAPLAPVRNSSDVAAAGLANAISTADRQYQSDRRREALATLSLFYETPNLTSDQREQLLIRLDPLAREVIYSPEHLLESPHRVGPNETLMDVAEKYDVPWQLLANINGVSDPVTVLPGTDLKVLRGPFRADVDLTNQELTLFLGDLYAGRFPVGIGSDPVPRAGAYTIQEKNSAKTYYDMSGNPVPPGNARNPYGSMWIDLGGGLSLHGSPSADRATDQGCISIAGSYSRDVFGILSEGSSVTIR from the coding sequence TTGAATCGCCACCGGCAGGGAGAGACCGCTGTGCAAACGCTCAAGACAGCCGCCATTGTTGTCCTATTGATGACCGTGATCTACGGAGCGTATGTGTCGATGACGACACCACCGGATCCGTTGCCACCCAGTGTTCAGTCGATGCTGGTCGAATCCGGGATCGATGAATTTCCGGACGATTTCGCGGACTTCGGAATCGATTCTGGCGTCCCAGAAGGCTTGCAAGGTGTTGGCACCGACACGTTAGCCCAGGCGGAAACCGCGTTAGTTGATCCGATGGCCGCCCTCGAAAATACGGGCGGTGTCGACTTCGCGTCGGTTGATCAAACTTTCGCCGACGTTCCTGCCAATTTGGGCAACGCGTTAGCTGACGATCCTGCAAATTCGTTCCGGATGAGTGACCAGGACGCTTCGCGAATGGCAGGCCAAGCCGCTCGTCTGCCAGAAGTGGGCATGACGAGCGGGACCATGATCACTCCGGACCCCAACCAAAACTATCAATCGACTGGATCCGAATTCGAACTTCCCGATCCGACCACCGCTGCTCTTTCGAGCCAGGGAGCCGCCCCGTTGGCTCCAGTTCGCAATTCCAGTGACGTCGCCGCTGCGGGATTGGCCAACGCCATCTCAACAGCCGATCGTCAGTATCAATCGGACCGTCGCCGAGAAGCACTCGCCACGCTCAGTCTATTTTACGAAACACCGAATCTGACCAGTGACCAACGCGAACAACTGTTGATCCGCTTGGATCCACTGGCCCGTGAAGTGATCTACTCGCCGGAGCATTTGCTCGAGTCGCCTCATCGAGTCGGCCCCAATGAAACATTGATGGACGTTGCCGAAAAGTACGACGTGCCGTGGCAATTGCTTGCCAACATCAATGGCGTCTCGGATCCAGTAACCGTATTGCCCGGAACCGATCTGAAAGTGCTTCGAGGCCCGTTCCGAGCGGACGTTGATCTGACCAACCAAGAGCTGACATTGTTCTTAGGTGACCTGTACGCTGGGCGTTTTCCGGTCGGTATCGGTAGCGATCCTGTTCCGCGAGCGGGTGCCTACACCATCCAAGAAAAGAACTCGGCGAAGACCTACTACGACATGTCGGGGAATCCTGTCCCACCTGGAAACGCTCGCAACCCATACGGTTCAATGTGGATCGACCTGGGTGGTGGGCTTAGCCTACACGGCAGTCCCAGTGCGGACCGAGCAACCGATCAAGGTTGCATCAGCATCGCGGGGAGCTATTCCCGCGACGTCTTTGGAATCTTATCCGAAGGTTCGTCGGTCACCATTCGCTAA
- a CDS encoding DUF1501 domain-containing protein, translating into MKSLDLANEHRMMLTRRHFFGRSASGVGVAALASMMDQSAMAEPAASSLTPGVGDSDFPAPSGVMKQYHKPPKAKRVIYLFQSGAPSQQEMFDYKPALQQHEGKELSDFVEMNQRVTGMTAGQKSFPIAGSRYKFAKHGECGMELGSDLIPKISTLADDMCLIRSMHTEAINHDPAMTFFQSGHQLPGRPSVGSWLHYGLGSLNENLPTFISMVSRGTGRPNCQPLYDRLWGSGFLPSTYAGVKLMSVGDPVLYLSNPDGFDSKARRRMLDDLQQLNQNKLEEFGDPEIHSRIQQYELAYRMQTSVPDLIDFSDEPQHVLDAYGPDVKKRGTYAYNCLLARRLAERDVRFIQLFHMGWDQHFTLPKQLPGQCRDVDQATTALVNDLKQRGLMDDTLVVWGGEFGRTSYCQGTLNAETYGRDHHPRCFSLWMAGAGVKPGMTYGATDEVCYNITENPVHVHDLHATMLHLLGIDHERLTYRFQGRYFRLTDVHGHVIKDILT; encoded by the coding sequence ATGAAATCTCTAGACCTTGCCAACGAGCATCGCATGATGCTGACGCGTCGCCACTTCTTCGGTCGATCCGCTTCAGGAGTCGGCGTTGCCGCACTCGCATCGATGATGGACCAATCCGCGATGGCGGAACCCGCCGCTTCATCCCTGACACCTGGAGTCGGCGATTCCGACTTCCCGGCACCCAGCGGTGTCATGAAGCAGTATCACAAACCACCGAAAGCCAAACGGGTGATTTACCTGTTTCAAAGCGGTGCGCCATCCCAGCAAGAAATGTTCGACTACAAGCCAGCGTTGCAACAACACGAGGGCAAAGAACTCAGTGACTTTGTTGAGATGAATCAACGCGTCACAGGCATGACCGCCGGCCAAAAATCGTTTCCGATTGCCGGGTCGCGGTACAAGTTCGCCAAGCACGGCGAATGCGGCATGGAATTGGGAAGTGACCTGATCCCCAAGATCTCGACACTTGCCGACGACATGTGCCTGATTCGATCCATGCATACCGAGGCGATCAATCATGACCCCGCAATGACGTTTTTCCAAAGCGGCCACCAACTGCCTGGGCGACCGAGTGTCGGTTCATGGCTTCACTACGGCCTCGGTTCACTCAATGAAAACCTGCCCACGTTTATCTCGATGGTGTCGCGTGGAACCGGCCGTCCAAACTGCCAACCTCTTTACGATCGATTGTGGGGCAGCGGCTTCCTGCCCTCGACCTACGCAGGCGTCAAACTGATGAGCGTCGGTGATCCGGTCTTGTATCTAAGCAACCCGGATGGCTTTGATTCGAAAGCCCGACGCCGGATGCTCGATGACCTCCAACAACTCAACCAAAACAAACTCGAAGAGTTTGGCGACCCTGAGATACATTCGCGGATCCAGCAATACGAACTGGCCTACCGAATGCAAACATCCGTGCCCGATTTGATTGACTTTTCCGATGAACCGCAACACGTGCTGGATGCTTACGGTCCCGATGTCAAGAAACGCGGGACGTACGCCTACAATTGCTTGCTTGCCCGTCGTTTAGCCGAGCGAGATGTTCGATTCATCCAGCTATTCCACATGGGTTGGGATCAACACTTCACGCTTCCCAAGCAACTACCCGGCCAGTGCCGCGATGTCGATCAAGCCACCACGGCTTTGGTCAACGACCTGAAGCAACGGGGCTTGATGGACGACACGCTTGTCGTGTGGGGTGGCGAGTTTGGACGCACCTCGTATTGCCAAGGAACGCTGAACGCCGAGACCTACGGGCGAGACCACCACCCACGGTGCTTCTCGTTGTGGATGGCCGGTGCGGGCGTCAAACCCGGTATGACTTACGGGGCAACGGATGAGGTTTGTTACAACATCACCGAAAATCCGGTACACGTTCACGACCTGCACGCCACGATGCTGCACCTACTGGGCATCGATCACGAGCGTTTGACGTATCGATTCCAAGGTCGCTACTTCCGGCTAACTGATGTCCACGGCCACGTGATCAAAGACATCCTAACCTAG
- a CDS encoding PSD1 and planctomycete cytochrome C domain-containing protein, with amino-acid sequence MQNFRSSDPPEQNGANRLLLVCLCLACWSFVSIGPTSAAEDETVDFSSQVRPILSDRCFHCHGPDADNQDSAFRLDSQEHLLEDLGGYAGVVPGDLDASELIARIRSEDESDMMPPPDSNRSLSDEEKQILERWVAQGAAYEGHWAFQRPDPDNVPTDVLPNSNWSPETVKRWSNNPIDAFIARKLVEHQLAPSPPADPATRLRRVAMTLTGRLPSEDIQRRFLADPTDLAFAEAVDELMSTMHYAERQTLLWLDAARYADTDGYQNDSGRTNWPWRDWVIQAFHNNMPFDQFTIQQLAGDMLPDATDGQRLATAFNRNHRQNAEGGALADEFFVENVIDRVETTGTVFLGLTMGCTRCHDHKYDPISQREFYQFYGYFNNIGERGIGRGVDAKPTLPSLSPMVEVKAGVLDKIAQVDLANKAVGQANKTFDKRMNEWIKQTRTELQSTPETQWESATIRDTQLVGDGELRVNDDATVEYRGDGAGNLTYAITLSQNLTGTTSIRLNAIVDERFGAPNKRSPSENGNFVLTDCKIAIANRSVPVAGISASFEQSGYEAAKAIDSDPASGWAISGSDPKAESVSAELTLKKPIDMNDDEAITLTLHFASPFPKHVIGKLAIDRSDAPIDAKQAKNPLCDQIKSLLLKSADKRSNRDRNQIRNFYRKIDEPTLLAKRELDTANRELTAHAGPRVSVMVMNEREGTPQPAYLLDRGQYDQPIKDDPLPRGVPAALLASPDAAQPKDRLELARWIVSADNPLTARVTVNRIWQSHFGVGLVKTSEDFGLQGEMPSHPELLDWLAVRFIDSGWDVQAMHRLIVTSAAFGQTSKQNDQLQEMDPSNRLVCRGPRYRADGFVIRDIALQVAGIANDRVGGPSVKPYQPSGLWESVAANAGTRYTPDKGDNLYRKSMYSYWKRAVNPPRQTIFDASGREVCNVRVRRTNTPLQALVLMNDPTFIEAARNLAERVLKTGASQDVQLEQMARLAIAKKPAPSTLKIMANSLDYYRQYYADDPDAAKALLAIGDSKPAADIAPDHLAAMTAVAHLILNTDEFVTVE; translated from the coding sequence ATGCAGAATTTTCGTTCTAGCGATCCCCCAGAACAGAACGGGGCAAATCGTTTGCTTTTGGTTTGTTTGTGCCTAGCGTGCTGGAGTTTCGTTTCCATTGGCCCAACTTCGGCCGCAGAGGACGAAACCGTTGACTTCAGCAGTCAGGTGCGTCCCATCCTGTCCGACCGCTGCTTTCATTGTCATGGTCCAGATGCGGACAACCAGGATTCCGCATTCCGTTTGGACAGCCAAGAACACTTGCTTGAAGACCTGGGCGGGTACGCCGGCGTGGTTCCCGGCGACTTGGACGCGAGCGAGCTAATCGCGCGAATTCGCAGCGAAGATGAGTCGGACATGATGCCGCCGCCCGATAGCAACCGATCACTCAGCGACGAAGAAAAACAAATCCTAGAACGGTGGGTCGCCCAAGGAGCTGCCTATGAAGGGCACTGGGCATTCCAACGTCCCGACCCCGACAACGTTCCCACAGATGTGCTGCCAAACTCGAACTGGTCACCCGAGACGGTCAAGCGTTGGTCCAACAACCCGATCGATGCGTTCATCGCCAGGAAACTCGTTGAGCACCAATTGGCACCTTCGCCACCCGCCGACCCAGCCACTCGACTCCGACGCGTCGCAATGACACTGACCGGACGACTGCCCAGCGAAGACATCCAACGTCGGTTCCTGGCTGACCCAACCGATCTCGCGTTCGCCGAAGCGGTGGACGAATTGATGTCAACGATGCACTACGCCGAACGACAAACACTGCTTTGGCTGGACGCAGCCCGCTACGCTGACACCGATGGGTACCAAAACGATTCGGGACGTACGAATTGGCCGTGGCGGGACTGGGTGATTCAAGCCTTTCACAACAACATGCCATTCGACCAGTTCACGATCCAGCAACTTGCTGGCGATATGCTCCCCGACGCGACCGATGGCCAGCGTCTAGCGACCGCATTCAATCGCAATCACCGTCAAAACGCAGAAGGCGGTGCTTTGGCGGACGAGTTTTTCGTCGAAAACGTGATCGATCGCGTGGAGACCACCGGCACCGTATTCTTGGGGTTAACAATGGGATGCACCCGTTGCCATGACCACAAGTACGATCCGATCTCGCAACGCGAGTTCTATCAGTTCTATGGCTACTTCAATAACATCGGCGAACGAGGTATCGGCAGGGGCGTGGACGCCAAACCGACGCTCCCGTCACTGTCTCCCATGGTCGAAGTGAAGGCGGGTGTATTGGACAAGATCGCGCAAGTCGACCTGGCCAACAAAGCGGTCGGTCAAGCCAATAAGACTTTCGATAAACGAATGAACGAGTGGATAAAACAGACTCGCACCGAACTTCAATCCACCCCTGAAACCCAATGGGAATCCGCAACCATTCGCGATACCCAATTAGTCGGCGATGGCGAACTTCGAGTGAACGATGACGCAACCGTCGAATACAGAGGCGACGGTGCTGGCAACCTCACCTATGCCATTACGTTGAGCCAAAACTTGACCGGAACAACCTCAATCCGGCTCAATGCCATTGTTGACGAACGTTTCGGGGCACCAAACAAACGATCCCCTAGCGAAAATGGAAACTTTGTACTGACGGATTGCAAGATCGCGATCGCGAATCGAAGCGTGCCAGTTGCTGGAATCTCCGCCTCTTTTGAACAAAGTGGATACGAGGCAGCGAAGGCCATCGACAGCGATCCAGCGTCAGGTTGGGCCATCTCGGGTTCCGATCCCAAAGCCGAAAGCGTTTCAGCCGAGCTGACGCTCAAGAAACCGATTGACATGAATGACGACGAAGCCATCACGTTGACACTCCATTTCGCGAGCCCGTTTCCCAAACATGTGATCGGAAAACTGGCCATTGATCGTTCCGATGCACCGATCGACGCAAAACAGGCTAAGAATCCCCTCTGCGACCAGATCAAATCGCTCCTCCTAAAGTCGGCCGACAAACGGTCCAATCGCGATCGAAATCAGATACGCAATTTCTATCGCAAAATTGATGAACCAACCCTCTTGGCGAAACGTGAACTCGACACGGCAAATCGCGAACTGACCGCACACGCCGGACCACGGGTTTCCGTGATGGTGATGAACGAACGAGAGGGAACGCCACAACCCGCTTACCTGCTCGACCGTGGACAGTACGACCAACCCATTAAAGACGATCCACTGCCGCGTGGTGTTCCTGCAGCATTACTTGCGTCACCCGACGCCGCCCAACCGAAAGACCGCCTTGAACTGGCTCGCTGGATCGTGTCAGCCGACAATCCACTGACCGCCCGCGTGACCGTCAATCGAATCTGGCAGTCGCATTTCGGAGTCGGACTGGTGAAGACATCCGAGGACTTCGGACTGCAAGGCGAGATGCCAAGCCACCCTGAACTACTGGATTGGTTGGCGGTTCGATTTATCGATTCCGGATGGGACGTTCAAGCGATGCATCGTTTGATCGTCACCAGTGCTGCGTTCGGGCAAACTTCGAAACAGAACGATCAACTCCAAGAGATGGATCCGTCCAATCGATTGGTATGCCGTGGACCACGCTACCGTGCCGACGGATTCGTGATCCGTGACATCGCCTTGCAAGTCGCTGGCATCGCCAATGACCGAGTCGGGGGCCCATCGGTCAAGCCTTATCAACCCAGCGGTTTGTGGGAGAGCGTGGCAGCAAATGCTGGCACGCGTTACACACCGGACAAAGGCGACAACCTCTATCGCAAAAGCATGTACTCGTATTGGAAACGAGCCGTCAATCCGCCTCGGCAAACAATCTTCGACGCCAGTGGCCGAGAGGTTTGCAATGTGCGTGTCCGTCGCACCAACACACCCCTTCAAGCACTGGTCTTGATGAATGATCCCACGTTCATCGAAGCCGCTCGTAATCTAGCCGAGCGGGTGCTTAAAACCGGTGCATCCCAAGATGTGCAACTCGAACAAATGGCTCGTCTGGCAATCGCTAAAAAGCCTGCACCCAGTACGCTGAAAATCATGGCGAACAGTCTGGATTACTACCGGCAGTACTACGCCGATGATCCAGATGCAGCGAAAGCACTGCTCGCGATTGGCGACTCCAAGCCGGCCGCTGATATTGCGCCAGATCACCTTGCTGCGATGACCGCGGTCGCGCATTTAATTCTGAACACCGACGAATTCGTAACTGTTGAATAA